Proteins encoded together in one Vigna angularis cultivar LongXiaoDou No.4 chromosome 5, ASM1680809v1, whole genome shotgun sequence window:
- the LOC128196723 gene encoding cellulose synthase-like protein H2, giving the protein MDTAYKLEIFFSKHCPIFGTIFHKLTLRQCLAYRWIINYWGLKPLFELCYACLLSYCIITNSNFLPMDQGICISIAFFVIYKIYTISEYLSAGLSYRAWWNNERMSRITRMNAGFCAFVCILLKLLRISDTVFDITKKDVPLSDDVRDDKDVGRFTFDESLIFLPGTTMLLLQLTIMFIKVLRLQPLMPTHNGNGVGEIFCSIYLIICLWPFFRGLFEKGKYRIPLSLICKSIILTRCFIHLCKRTMDD; this is encoded by the exons ATGGACACAG cttACAAGCTTGAGATCTTCTTTAGCAAGCACTGTCCTATTTTTGGCACCATTTTCCATAAACTTACTTTGAGGCAATGCTTAGCATATAGGTGGATTATCAACTACTGGGGCCTAAAGCCACTGTTTGAACTGTGCTATGCATGTCTTCTTTCATATTGCATCATCACCAATTCCAATTTCTTACCCATG GACCAAGGAATATGTATTTCCATTgcattttttgtaatttacaaGATATATACTATATCAGAATATTTATCAGCAGGACTGTCATACAGAGCATGGTGGAACAATGAGAGGATGTCGAGAATAACACGCATGAATGCTGGTTTTTGTGCATTTGTCTGCATCCTACTGAAGCTGTTAAGAATATCTGACACAGTATTTGACATAACAAAGAAAGATGTACCTCTTTCAGATGATGTTAGAGATGATAAGGATGTTGGTAGGTTCACCTTTGATGAGTCCCTAATTTTCTTGCCAGGCACTACCATGTTGTTGCTGCAATTGACGATAATGTTTATCAAGGTATTGAGATTGCAACCACTAATGCCAACACATAATGGAAATGGAGTGGGTGAGATTTTTTGTagtatttatttgataatttgcCTTTGGCCATTTTTTAGAGGATTATTTGAGAAAGGGAAGTATAGAATTCCCTTGTCCTTGATATgcaaatcaattattttaacacGGTGTTTTATACACTTATGTAAAAGAACCATGGATGATTAA
- the LOC108340648 gene encoding cellulose synthase-like protein H1, translating into MANQNSFPLYEKHRYKHTYKRVTESLLLVLLLLQLGYRAISVSNYSFPWFLAFVCESWFTISWFFTLSTQWSPAVIKTYPQRLLQSVQEVPAVDMFVTTADPVLEPPIITVNTVLSLLALDYPPQKLACYVSDDGCSPLTFYALQEASKFAKFWVPFCKKYDVQVRAPFRYFSAKPEVSTASNTPEFKQEWLQMKNMYNDLSQKIELEASQKSNPSHGDFAVFSNTERTNHPSIIKVIWENKEDLENGLPHLIYISREKRPKHSHHFKAGAMNVLTRVSGLITNAPFMLNVDCDMIVNNPKIVHHALCILLDPKGQKEVAFVQCPQQFYATLKDDPFGNQMAILMKYMAAGLAGLQGPFYGGTNCFHRRKVIYGLSPDYVDKGNSISEKELKQKFGASKEFMKSAACALEGRTDSPNAVNIAKVIEAASQVAGCGYEYGTGWGKQVGWIYGSVTEDVLTGLTIHERGWRSEFCTPNPIAFTGFAPGGGPTAMVQQKRWATGFLEIFVSEYCPIFGTLFHKLTLRQCIAYMWILNWGLRTVFELCYACLLAHCIITNSNLLPQDLGICIPVSVIVIYKVYTVSEYLAAGLSIKAWWNNQRMSIITPMNAGFCAFLSVLLKILRISETVFDITKKDLPPTTDVVDDKDAGRYTFDESLVFLPGTTILLLHFSAITIKLLGMQPVVPISKNECGIGEIFCSVYLIVCYWPFLRGLFETGKYRIPLSTIYKSIVLTCLLVHLSRKTVAA; encoded by the exons ATGGCCAACCAAAACTCGTTCCCCCTCTATGAGAAACACCGGTACAAGCACACTTATAAAAGGGTAACGGAGAGCTTGCTCTTAGTCCTTCTCTTGTTGCAGCTTGGTTACCGAGCTATCTCTGTCAGCAACTACTCATTCCCTTGGTTTCTTGCTTTTGTCTGCGAATCATGGTTCACCATCTCTTGGTTTTTCACCCTCTCCACTCAGTGGAGTCCAGCAGTAATCAAAACCTACCCACAACGTCTCTTACAAAG TGTGCAGGAGGTTCCAGCAGTGGATATGTTTGTGACAACAGCAGACCCTGTTCTTGAACCACCTATTATCACAGTGAACACTGTGTTGTCTCTGTTAGCACTTGATTACCCACCTCAGAAGCTTGCTTGTTATGTCTCTGACGATGGTTGTTCACCCCTAACCTTCTACGCTCTTCAAGAAGCCTCCAAATTTGCAAAGTTTTGGGTACCATTCTGTAAGAAGTATGATGTGCAAGTTAGAGCTCCCTTCAGATACTTCTCTGCCAAACCAGAAGTCTCAACAGCCAGTAACACACCAGAATTCAAACAAGAATGGTTACAGATGAAG AATATGTACAATGATCTTAGCCAAAAAATAGAATTGGAAGCATCCCAAAAATCAAATCCAAGTCATGGAGACTTTGCTGTTTTCTCAAACACTGAGAGGACAAATCATCCATCCATAATCAAG GTTATATGGGAGAACAAGGAAGACCTTGAAAATGGGTTACCTCATTTGATCTATATATCTAGAGAGAAGAGGCCAAAACATTCTCATCATTTCAAAGCTGGTGCCATGAATGTATTG ACAAGAGTCTCTGGGTTGATAACCAATGCTCCCTTTATGCTGAACGTGGACTGTGACATGATCGTAAATAATCCAAAGATTGTTCATCATGCATTGTGCATTTTACTCGATCCCAAAGGACAAAAAGAAGTTGCATTTGTTCAATGTCCCCAACAATTCTACGCTACACTGAAGGACGATCCTTTTGGAAACCAGATGGCAATTTTGATGAAG TACATGGCAGCAGGATTAGCTGGGCTGCAAGGGCCTTTCTACGGGGGAACAAACTGCTTCCATAGAAGAAAAGTTATTTATGGTCTTTCTCCAGATTACGTTGACAAGG GAAACAGCATATCAGAGAAggaattgaaacaaaaatttgGAGCTTCAAAAGAGTTTATGAAGTCAGCTGCTTGTGCTTTGGAAGGAAGGACAGATTCACCAAATGCTGTTAATATTGCAAAGGTTATTGAGGCAGCAAGCCAAGTTGCTGGTTGTGGATATGAATATGGCACAGGATGGGGCAAACAG GTGGGTTGGATATATGGATCAGTAACAGAGGACGTGCTTACTGGACTGACAATCCATGAAAGAGGGTGGAGATCAGAATTTTGTACACCAAACCCAATTGCCTTCACGGGCTTTGCTCCAGGAGGTGGCCCAACTGCAATGGTCCAACAGAAGAGATGGGCCACAGGGTTTCTGGAGATCTTTGTAAGCGAGTACTGTCCTATTTTTGGCACCCTTTTTCATAAGCTTACTTTGAGGCAGTGCATAGCATATATGTGGATTCTCAACTGGGGGCTGCGAACAGTGTTTGAACTATGCTATGCATGTCTTCTTGCGCACTGCATCATCACCAACTCCAATTTATTGCCACAG GACCTTGGCATATGTATTCCAGTTTCTGTTATAGTAATTTACAAGGTATACACTGTATCAGAATATTTAGCAGCAGGGTTATCAATAAAAGCATGGTGGAATAATCAAAGGATGTCAATAATAACACCCATGAATGCTGGTTTCTGTGCTTTTCTCAGCGTCCTACTTAAGATTTTAAGAATATCTGAAACTGTATTCGACATAACAAAGAAAGATTTACCCCCAACAACTGATGTTGTAGATGACAAGGATGCTGGCAGGTACACCTTCGATGAATCCCTAGTTTTCTTGCCAGGCACTACCATTTTGCTGTTGCATTTCTCAGCAATAACTATCAAGTTATTAGGAATGCAACCAGTGGTGCCAATTAGCAAGAACGAGTGTGGAATTGGTGAGATTTTTTGCAGTGTTTATTTGATTGTTTGCTATTGGCCATTTCTAAGGGGATTATTTGAGACAGGAAAATATAGGATTCCCTTGTCTACAATATACAAATCAATTGTCTTAACGTGTCTCTTAGTACACCTTTCTAGAAAAACTGTTGCTGCTTGA